One window from the genome of Clostridia bacterium encodes:
- a CDS encoding MBL fold metallo-hydrolase: MTAVPECLLDLSDRDIEWIDLFDGGEPHRTSAYLVKAPRPAIIETGGSRARPRILAALEAAGIAKEDVAYVLVTHVHLDHAGGAGALARDLPNARIVVHPRGAPHLVDPTRLVEGTKQVHGPAAEELFGPVAPVPAERLYVPSDGEVIDLGGGHAIECIDTPGHALHHFAFYDRGARVLWPGDVMGIRYVPLSTAARPYVLPSTAPNQFDPDAMAASARRLAELPIDAVAFSHFGAARLDPRALAERVAEQARRYVEVARGAVDPMDDASVREALLAHVREDLARRGLAADPVAEAQLRFDARINAKGIVAYFQWLRKKAQAQG; the protein is encoded by the coding sequence TTGACTGCCGTGCCGGAGTGCCTTCTCGACCTCAGCGACCGCGACATCGAGTGGATCGACCTCTTCGACGGAGGCGAGCCGCACCGCACCAGCGCGTACCTCGTGAAGGCGCCGCGGCCCGCGATCATTGAAACCGGCGGGTCCCGCGCGCGCCCGCGGATCCTCGCCGCGCTGGAGGCGGCCGGGATCGCGAAGGAGGACGTCGCGTACGTCCTCGTCACCCACGTGCACCTCGACCACGCCGGGGGTGCCGGCGCGCTGGCGCGGGACTTGCCGAACGCGCGCATCGTCGTCCACCCGCGGGGTGCGCCCCACCTGGTCGACCCGACCCGCCTCGTCGAGGGCACGAAGCAGGTGCACGGGCCCGCCGCGGAGGAGCTGTTCGGGCCGGTCGCGCCCGTTCCGGCCGAGCGCCTGTACGTCCCGTCGGACGGCGAAGTCATCGACCTCGGCGGCGGCCACGCCATCGAGTGCATCGACACGCCCGGGCACGCCCTGCACCACTTCGCCTTCTATGACCGGGGAGCGCGCGTGCTGTGGCCCGGGGACGTGATGGGCATCCGCTACGTGCCGCTGTCCACCGCCGCGCGGCCCTACGTGCTGCCGTCCACCGCGCCGAACCAGTTCGACCCGGACGCGATGGCCGCGTCCGCGCGGCGCCTGGCGGAACTTCCGATCGACGCCGTCGCCTTCTCGCATTTCGGGGCCGCGCGGCTCGACCCGCGCGCCCTGGCGGAGCGCGTGGCGGAACAGGCGCGCCGCTACGTCGAAGTCGCGCGGGGCGCCGTCGACCCCATGGACGACGCGTCCGTGCGGGAGGCGCTGCTTGCGCACGTCCGGGAGGATCTCGCCCGGCGCGGCCTGGCCGCGGACCCCGTCGCGGAGGCGCAGTTGCGCTTCGACGCGAGGATCAACGCGAAGGGCATCGTGGCGTACTTCCAGTGGCTGCGGAAGAAGGCGCAGGCACAGGGATGA